The Comamonas sp. lk genome contains the following window.
GGCCTGTACTTCGTCAGTGCCTTGCCTCTCTAAAAACGGGGGATCATTTCGTTTTCTACAAGCTTGATCGCGTTGCGCGATCGCTCTCTGACTTGCTGAAGATTCTCGACCGGGTAGAGCGTGCGGGCGCTTGTATTCGGTCTCTGACAGAGCCTATCGATACCACCTCACCGACTGGGCGCTTGATGCTGCAGATTCTTGGTGCTATGGCTGAGTTCGAGAGGTCTTTGATACGGGAGCGTTGCATGGCAGGTCAGAAAGAGGCCATGGCCCGGGGTGTGCACTGCGGTCGTGCGTTGTCTGTGGATGCTGCAACGGCGGTTGCGATTGTGGACGCTTACTCGACTGGCCTATACACGCTGAAGGGAGTTGCCCAACGCTTTGGGGTATCTGACTCCGTTGTGAAACGCCTTGTCTATAAAAAGACAAAGCCTGATTACCGCTCTTGAAGTCCATCGAAGTCTGTCCGTTTGGTACAGCCTCCGCCAAAACAAAAAGCTAACCCCTTGATTTATCAAGGGGTTTTTCTTTTTTAAACCTCGAAGGTATGCCATTTGGTATGCCATGACATGTTGGCTGCAGTTAGACCTGTTTGGAGATAACCGCCATAAGCACCTGCGCATTGATCCCCGTGTAGCAGGCCCAACCTCTAGCTATTGATTGCATGCAGGGAGTGCAATTTCCG
Protein-coding sequences here:
- a CDS encoding recombinase family protein, yielding MLVGYARVSTQEQDTSVQIAAMHAAGVKVIFEEKASGAKFDRPVLRQCLASLKTGDHFVFYKLDRVARSLSDLLKILDRVERAGACIRSLTEPIDTTSPTGRLMLQILGAMAEFERSLIRERCMAGQKEAMARGVHCGRALSVDAATAVAIVDAYSTGLYTLKGVAQRFGVSDSVVKRLVYKKTKPDYRS